The sequence below is a genomic window from Felis catus isolate Fca126 chromosome A2, F.catus_Fca126_mat1.0, whole genome shotgun sequence.
GATTCCAACTAATTTCACAACTTGCCTGTTAGGGGATTCTTTGACTCAGCACTGATGGCACCTTTTCCTGGGGAACACCTTCCTTCCTGCAGAAATCAACACCATCATCAAAACCAAAgcacaaagcaaatgaaaaacttGGTTAGCTCAGACCAGTGGCCTATAGTGTGCATTTTGTTAGAGACAAGCCAGTGCAAAAGATAGTAGATGGAGAGCATCTTATAAATGCATAAAGTGATAGTAAGATGGTGAAGAAATATTGATTCAATATAACAGTTTCCACCCCACAAAGGGAATTccgaggggagagaagagaggaggcagCAGGATGTGGAAGCTCAGGACGGGCGCCCGCGAGCACAGGGAGCACTCGGCGGCGGGTCTCCTCCGGAGCTGAGCGAACACGAGAGAAGCTGGAGGAAGCCGCGGCCGAATCGCAGGTGCAGGTGTGAGCTCACTGCCTGCTCGTGACCGTGAGCGTACCCTCTGCTCCACGTTTCCATCGGCGCCAGTTCTGCCCTGTTAGTGCCTTTGAACGTGGTGGCGTCACACTCGCATTCAAGTGTCAGTCACATTAGCAGCACCAGTGACCCCCAGATGACATTCCCAGGGAAATGTGCCTGTCACTGGCGGTGGAGGGATTCATGCAGTGGCTGCAACCAGCGGCAGAAGGAGCAGCACAGAGGAGCAGTGAGCCtagtggatggacagatggacagatggattgACAAGAAtgagattccatttatatagatGTAAAGATGCATTATTCACGAGCAATTCTCTGTAGATTTCACAAGTACATAGGACACCAAACATATCAGACAATTCTCACTTGTGCCTGAAGAAATGGGGATTTTACAAGAAGGAGCCGCTTACCTAAAACTCCCAGCACACCGAGTACACAAGTGGAAAAAGAGGTCTCCTGCCTGGTATTTCTGGGCTCTTCCACTAACTAAGCTGAGTCTTTCCTGTAAGAGAATTCACTTGCTGGGAATCCAGGGATTATAAAGTGTAGGACATACCTGCAATGGCCAGCAGGGGGTGCAAGAAGTCAGCGTAGGTAACAAGCAAAGTACCACCGTTTTTAAGCAGGAAGCACAAtactgagaaaaagagggaagtaGAACCACATCACATTTTGCATTCAAAGCAACAGCTCACTGAGGACAGAAATTAAGCCCCGAATCACAAACATCCAAGAAGTTTACTTAGAGCACAGGCCATGAGACCCTGGCCGACTCGAAGTTCTGGCTGTGCTCTTTCTCAGCTAGGCAAGCTCAAATACACCTGTCTTATCCACAGAATGGGATGAGTAATACCTACTTATGCTTGCAAGGAAGGAATGAATATGTGCAGTGTTTGACATTCAATAGGTTGTTTGATATTATTTAAGGGATCAATGATTGCCGTTATGACCCTCAAACTATTGGGCATCACAAAAAGCAAACTACTACTAATTCAGCAGTGCTAGAAGAATCTCTACTACGTTCAGGAGTCCAGCACTGTCACCCGAATGACTGCTCTTCAAGAATCGCTCATGCTCTTTGCTTACTGGAATGTGAGAGAAATTCTCGAGTTCTGCAACTTCTTTGCAATTTCCTTTATGGCTGTTTACTTTCTAGAGCTTAAAAGAAACTATATGTACACATGGAATTCTACTTATATGCAGTGGATGCTGTGACGGGTTTTGGACTCTGTTAGACTTGGGTTTGAGTCAAGGCTCCTTGACTGACTTGCATGACCCTGAGCAGGTGAAATGTCTTCAGACTCCAATTAGTTGATCTGTCAGATGTGGTTGTTAGAAGTATCTTGACGTGTTATTACAAGGAACAAATGGTCGTTAAGAATTACACTTAAGACTGCCTGATCGTATTTATTTACAAAGCAACCACCTTACCCGGATCTCTTGCCCTTAGTGGATGATGCCTCCAGAGTaggcattattattcccattcacAGTGACTTTCCCAAGGACACACATCCTCCAAGTGGCAGGGCTTGGACTGGAGCTGTCATTCTGTCCTTGTCAATGTAATAAATCTTCACAGACTCAGGAGGTGTCATTCAGAGCTTTCAAATGTCCCTATTGGGCAGCTCCGTGCTGAGAAAGACCTCTCCCCTCAGCCACCATGTGTCAGATTACAGCGTTGGCTGCTCAGAGAGTGGGGGGGCCCCTGGCTGGGCCCCACGACTGGACCACTCACCAGACAAGCAGGTCTGGAAGGCTGGCCACACGTGAAGGCGTCTGAATGGGCAGGTCCCTACAGGCCGCGTGCACCTGGCAGCCACGGAGCCCGTGGGAAAGGCAGGCAGGATGTGGAGCTTTGGCTGAGGTTTCCGGGCTGCCCTCAACTCTTCTGGAAAGTtccctggcccagcccctccccggcACCAGCAGGGGATGGGGCTGCTTTCTGGGAAGCTGCGGGCTGCCCCGAGCAGCACCAGGCCCAGGAGAGTGAACTGGGCCCTAGTGaggcttcctctctcccccactgtcAGCCCCTGTTTTAGTCCAGTGTGTTCAGTAGTGATTTGCATAAAGTCACGTTCCCATCCATGTCCCAGCCCAGACTGCATGAGAATTCTGTTCATGACAGTTTCTTCTAATCCTCTATGCAAGGAACACAGTATGTAATTCAGTGTTATTGACACCCTGATAATAATATTctaaaacatatggtatctcatACACGTATATTAAATGTATAGCATCTTCTAAGCCTTTCTCCAAGTACTCTCCATACAGAGGCATGTGGTCATTATGAACACTACTGATCTGTGTCACTGTGGTCATAAAACAGCATAGAGAGACCCATTTCAAGGTCATGATATCGTAGGACATTCTAATAATTCATGATAGACTATTTCTCACACTGTCACTAGGTAACACCTCACAACCAGCTGATAGAAATACAAGGTGTGCATGCGATGACCTTGTCCCCCAGGGCAGCAATGTTGGGGACACTTCTATCACTGTCATCATCGTTCTGATCACTTGATATGTGGCAGGTGCAATCATCAGGAGACACCCAAGGAGTAAACGTACATTTGTGAGCTTGGGCCCATCCTGCCCCCTTAGCACAGACCACAGGCCTGCACACCACAGGCCCCAGGGGAcggagaagaggagcagagagaagggacaaTGGACAGAAGAGGCTCCTATGAAGAGGGTGCTAAGAGAACAGGAAGTGGTCATCAGAAGACAGGGAAATACACAGATGTCAGAATAACAAAGAATTTCAAGTAGCTACTGTGACCATtgaaggagaggtagagagagagagtggaaagtcaataagagagagagagagaaatagaaatagaaactgGGTGTTAGAGATGGCCAAACAGATGTAGGGAGGCAGATACACAGACACAGATAAGAGACAtgtagagagaaacagagagagagggagagagatcaggaGGATACAGAGGAGagatagaaataaagaaggaggagagCCCGCTGGAAAGGGAGACGTGGAGACAAAGACGCAGAGGGATGGACAGcaacaggaaatgagaaaggcGAAGAGCTGGACacagcgagggagacagagggacgTCAGGAGGGGACAGGACACGGAAGGGCAGCGGGAGCAGCGCCAGTGCAGGTGACGGAGCTGTGACCCCTCCCCCGGGTGACACGTGTCTGAATCCAGTGTCTCATGAGGGCCTGCAGGAGGGCGATTCCCTCCTTCTCCAGTTCTCTCTAATTTCTCCTGCACGTAATGATCCTGAGCCCATGAAGTGAAGCTGTCGTtcgtcagctctgtgctgtcctGAAACATACTTTGTATGGAGACGGGCGCGTACATGGTGACTCTGTACTATTGTGTCATTTCTGGTTTCAGTCATTTCTCACCTGAGCCCTGGTGCTCGTAGTAAGAAATGGTGTTTGATCCCACAACATCGATGCCAGGAGTGCTCAGAGTTCCGGGTTATTACGGCTTTCACTTTTCTCAGTGGATATCTACAAAGGGAGTAATTTTTAGAGACGAGGATTCAATTATAGATCACAGTTTTGCTAATccttaaaaattgtatatttgcATTTTCCCCTTATACTGACATCTTGCTAAGTAAGGCTCtcaacatgaatttaaaaatatgaatataaacaaATTGTAATCACCACTAACAACACTAAGCCCACAGGATGCAATTTAAGattttttcattctctccctctcccctcaccccctctaGGGCATCTTGTTCTCATGAATAAACTCTGGGGCCAATACTGAGCTCTTTTTTGTGCTGTAGCTTATAGCTTCTGTAACATTCTGGTGGAGGAGATTTCTcctgttggttttggttttttaagaaTTACCCTTCCACTCTAGTGTGATACATGGTATACATTCTTAATTTTGAAACCATGCCCATCTGGCCCAGCAGGGATTTTCCGGGACTGCAGACAATCACGCTTGCCTGGGACAGTCGGCTCTTGGAGCTGTTCCTGCCACAGCCTCGTGTCCCCTGCACGTGGTCCCTGGGCAGAGGACGGTCAGCCAGagtccctgcccttcctcccttcctagcTTCTGTGATGACACCTGTTATTGTACTCTTCTTGATTACAGCCATCTATCAGGTGTGAGGTGCTAACTCAATGtggatttgatttacatttccctgaatTCCAGGTAAACAACAAAATCATTGTAGTTTATACCCAAATATTGCATTGCATTTTGCACTTTCCTGTAAATCTGACAACCTTTGTGAGGCTGCCTTTTTACTTGAGGAGGAAATTCTCTATCAAGTTAATTTGTtatgaatgcacacacacacacacacacacacacacacacacacacatttaccttTGAGAAGGGTCCAATGCAGACCAACATAACTGATCCTAATTTCTTCTAATAAAGCTGGTTCAATGATTATCAGATTTGCtcagctgttttccaaagtccAATGTGAGGAATGTCTTAAGGAGCCTGACGGTCGTCATCTGTTGACTGGGAACACTAATGTGTGCCTCACAGAATTTTACAACTCTCAAGGGTTACAAAAGTAACATTTATGTTTGAAAAAGGGCCTGGTCCCAGCGTTGAGATGTAGTGGGTGCTCTGATGTAGATACTGAATTAGAAATGACAGGTCCACTCAATGCGATGTGTTCACGGAACCGAGGAGGGACGGGGGTTCGAATCCTGCCTCAGTTGCTCATGATCTTGTTATATTGAAGGAATCACCTGCTTTTGGGAGCTGTTCTCTCATCTTTAAAGATGAGAAACAATGAGGCGTCTGGAATGAgggttttcttcttcagcttgAAGTGTTTAAAGTTCTGTGATTCTGTAGCAAAGTATGAATGTCCAGGATGCTACCCatgatttagtttaaaaaaaaaaatgggattattaatctaacaaatgagaaataaattttagaaaaaatgtgGATTTAACACAAAGTGTTATAAACatgtaaatggaagaaaaaaggaagaataatttaTGGACAGTCCACttatcaaaatatacaaatatctttCCTCTTTTGGGCTTTCGGGCTTGTCCCATTCACCGAAAGTTGACGTCATGTCTGCATCCATTTATTCCACGTGACCAAGGGAAGCGGTCACACTGGACGAGATCTCAGACTCTCTGCGGGGCGGAGGGGAGCTGCCCCAGGTAAGGCGAGCACGCCAGCCTCTCAGAGGTTAACCGAGCAGGTCCAAGCTTCAGCACCTGGCCCTCTGCACAGGGTCTGCCTGAGTCCACACCTGCTGTGACCCAGCCGCCTCTCCCCTGGGGCTGAGGTCTGGGGCCATCACAGCAGCTTCATTCATGCAACAGCGGGATGATCTGGGGGGACAAGACGTCCTGCTCCCTCAAGTGCAGCGtaatttctctcttcctggaaccTGTGGGGTCCTGATCAGAACCCTCCACTCTCCACATAAGAGTGGCtactctttctctcctgctgaagagttttccctattatttctttaaacatgagCATCTTTTAAGAAATATGACCTTTAGTGCCACTTAGAGAAGAGTAGGCACACCCCACAGCAGGAAGAGTAGAGGAAAGGTGAACAATGGTCACCTGCTGACATACATCTCCAGGCCCAGGATGGAGCCGCTCCTGCCCAGGGTCCCAGGTCAGCAAGCAGAAATGTAGGTCCCTTTCCTGTCCCTGTCAATGCTGCCCTTGACCAGAAACAGTATATCCCAGCCAGCCGGTCCCCATCACCAGGAATCTGTAATGATTTCCCTGTTCTAAATGGGATCAGATATGCGACCCCAGCCAatcaacctgagccaaaagctCTCTCCTTATTCCCTCAGTGACCTGCTAGCCTTGTAGGGAGATCCCTGAACCCCACCTAATCCTTCCTGTTCCCCTTGGCTGCTTCTAAAGCTCTATAAACTCCCTCTTGCCCAAATCCCTGGGGAACCGTGTCCACTGCTTGTGAGGCACTGAACGCCCCAATCCATGGATTATTCTTCTTTCAATAAAGGACATAACACACTACAAACTAAATTGTTTCACTTTTGTCATTGACACACCCAAGAGAGTATTTGGCTGGAGGTTTGGGGCAGACTTCATTACCCACTGAGCCTGGTGAGCTGTTGAGAGACTTTAATGTGAGtagtatttgaataaaaatggtaacaGTAATTGAGAGAAACAGACTTTTGAATGCTGACcatgtgaaataaaatttatttttagaaaacagtagAAGGTTGTGGATTTTCTCCCCCAAAGTAAGATTTTCTCATTGGTGAAAATctagaaaatagagaaagcaggaagaaaaatgtcACCCAATTTGTCACCATCCACACTGCTCACCTTCTATATTGATACTCTTTCCACCTGCCGTTTTGCTGGTCAGATGTCTCCCCCATTGTCACTCTCTGTTTCACTTAACACTTTAACACAGCTGCCCTAGACACCTGCTGAGGGTCTGAATGATGGGCCTGGAATATTCTTTTAGCAGAGCATCTACTCAACACCTCACCATCTCAGCACAACCTCAAAGCCTGCATTTTGGGACACTTTAGCTTTGAATCCCGGTTATAGCTCAGCATGTCTGCCCTCCAGTTTTACCAGGAGGAGGAGCACGGGAGCTGGGTCTGGTCATGGGTGCTGCAGGacccagccctccagcccagccAAGTCCCTTTCCTGGCTGTCCCCACTGCCCTCGCCCTCCAGGCAGTCAGCCTATAATGAGTATAACGAATTACTATAACTATACCCAGGAAGCCTTGGTATACTTGCCATAAGTGAAAAGGAATTTTCGTTTCGGTTGGAAGTCAATGCTATCTTTATTTCTCACGCATTTCCGGTGCATTCCTCAGCTGACCCCTCACAAGGCCCCGCCTTTCCCATTTTTGAAGATCTGACCCTGGGACTGCAGGACCTGGTCCCACCGCCTGGTCTACACTGCCCCTGGGTCGATGCAGGCTTCTTCCTTtggatacacatacacacacacacacacacacacacacacacacacgtgcccacACAAGCCCACatccttttttttcaaaactaatcCTATGCTATGAGAAAACATCTACTGCCCAGAAAACATCTACTGCCAATAGTCCAGTGTTGAGGTGAAACACCCGTCCCCAACATTTCCTGAGCCTTGTCTATGCACCTGGGACAGGCTACACGCTTTGCTCACATTTCCTGTTCAGTCTGCCTGCAAACGAACGAGGTCCctcttgacagatgaggaaaaggaggagaaacagcTCGCCCACAACTACACAGGGCATTTAATCTCCTGATGCCACCTCTGGGGACAATGCTCCTGTGCCTGCTCGGGAGCCCCGTGCCTTTTAGGGGGGGATTGCTGCTCTGCTTGTCTCTGCCCCCCAGGCAGGCCGCACACCCATTGCTCTGTGAGTGCCAAGTGGCCATTTGAGGCTTGGGATTTGTCTCCAGCCAGACCTGGCTGTCATCCCACCTGATTCGCCTTAGGCATGCAGCCTTGGAAGAGACACTGAGCAGAAACCTATTAGTGCTCTGCTCAAAAAAAGTCGATGTCCAATCAAAAATTGCTATTATTAGTGGTGCTCTTACTGCACCAAAGTTCTTCAGTGTTTCTTAGCACCCTGACCACTGGTGGTCCCTCTCCCCCTTGTGGTCAGACCTGTCCCTGCtctggctcctccctccctcctccctccctcctctctccaccagTGCCTGCAGGTGCCTCAGGGaagcagagctcagagcctaaccTGCCCTCTGCCACCCACCCAGTCAGTCTCCGTCCAGCAGGTGCAGCTGGGAGGTCACCCTGGGCTTCTCCCCACCAGCAGGGAAGCAGAACCATGCTGGGTCCCCTCGCCCTCCTGTGTGCCCTCCTGTTTCCAGGTAGGTCCCGACTCCTTCCCTGGTGCGGGGTGACCCTGGTGCGGGGTGAGCTGAGGCTCCTATCTTTCTCCGTCTCACCGCTGTCCCCCTTGCAGGTGGCGTGGCAGCGATCAGTCTGACTCAGCGGGCTGTGGCCGTGGGGCGTGTGGGCGGCTCGGCCACCCTGTCCTGCCAAGCCAGCGCCTACGTAAGCTACATCCACTGGTACCTCCACCAGGAGGGGACTGACCCCAAGAGGATCCTCATGCTGGACATGTCAAGGTTATCTGTGGAGAGGTATGGGGGCTTGGAAGCGGACAAAATCGATGccaagaaaggcaaggaaagcaACAGCTGTGAACTGTCAGTGAAGAAGTTGCAGAAGAGCGACGAGGGCGTGTACTACTGTGCTGCCTGGGAAGCTCACAGCCCCGCGCGCTGCTCTGCTCCCTGAGCAAAAAGTCTCGCTCTCCCAGGGCGCTCCAGGCCCGGACCTCCCAGGGTTGCTGGGTCCCTGGGGCTTCCTGGGGTCAACGGTCAGTACCCCTGACACCCACGCCCCCTCCGCGAGTCCACTGCGCATAACCCAGGAGGCTAAGGAGCCCCTGGTGGGCAGCCTGGTGCAGAACCAGGGAGCTGTCCAGTCTGGAGGCActttgtttctaatgtttatttattcttttttttttaatgtttatttatttttgagagagagacagagagaggaagggtcagagagagagggacacacacaatccgaaacaggctccaggctccgagctgtcagcacagagaacaatgcgaggctcgaactcacaaaccgcgagatcatgagctgcagtcggacgcttaacagacgagccacccaggcgccccaaatgtttattttttcttgagagaaagagggagagagagggagagagaccgagtatgattgggggaggggcagagcgcaAGAgggactctgagctatcagcacagagccctagatggagctcgaactcaccaaccatgagatcatgatctgagccaaagtcagacacttagcaaactgagcctcccaggtccACCTagagacacttttctaaagattGTCCAGGGTGGAGCTTCTGAAGCCTCTGGAGCAGGATCTGAGCTGCTCAAGGCAGCAGCCACGAGCACCAGGCACCAGCCCCATGTGGcgactgagcacttgaaatgtagccaGTGCACTAGTCCATGCTGCGATGGGCTGCTTGTGTAGCGTACAGATCATATTCTGGAGactataaaaaaagatgaaataaatccttaaaaattCCTATGTTGACTGCACACTGAGATACTATTTTGGATATCATTCACTAAATAAAATTTGTCCGAgaattatttctttaactttgtttttaacaCAGCAGTTAGGAAATTATTAATTTGTCTCTCAAATGGTGTCTTACACTTATTTCTATTGAACAGAGCTGTGACGGATGGCCATTTAAGATTCTGACCACATCCCCTGAAGAATGCAAGAATAAAATATCGTGCAAATAATTTCAAGGCCGAGAGACTCTCTGGGGATTCCGCACAAAATGGGTCCAAGTCGAGACTGGAAGGCAGCTCCTGACTCCAGTTTCTAAGTTGCCGCCCCGCCTACCGCTGGTTcctgtgcagagagagagactccttgATCAGAAGCCCAGGAAACAGTGTGGCTGACTTCGCAGCACCCTCACCCATGCCTGGCACTCACTCTCTTGCAGGGGAAATGATCCTCAGGGCAGGTGCACGCATCAGCCCTGGACGAGACCCCGGGCCCTCcgccttccccttctccttgaaAGTGACTCCATATGGGATTTGGGGACCAGCTTCCCTGGacctctgttctctcctctgtaaagtgaggaGGTTTAACTGCTACAGTTGTGTGACTGATTTCTGTATTAAAGCaaaattataccaaaaatatATCACTATGTTCACTAACTTCTTATAAAGTTAGTCAGCTTcttgaccaaaagaaaaaaaagaaaaaagaaagaaaagaaattaaagaaaagaaaagctatttaCTGATTCTCTGGCCCCAAACAGAAAGGCCCTGCTGTGTGGGGGGAAGATAAAGCTCTCTGAGGAGGTCTAAGCtgaattaaatgcattttcatttgaaaattccAACTTTATGTGACATAATAGCATTGGCAAAAATGATTAATGAAAGGGAAGTCTAAATGATTGGAAGTTAATTGGTTTCTCAGATTTGCTAAATCTTCCTCCATCTCGATGAGCTTCTGTTTTTGTGGATGAAGATTTATATTTAAGACATGCCTGTCTGTGAAGGAGCCCAAACATCATCTGGACCCTTTACTGAAGTCCTGGGTCAAGGTTAAGGCCTCCAGCAAGTGCAGGAagtgtgtgagggggggagggttTAGGGGGCAGAAAgtcaccttccctccctcttggGGGTGGTCCCCTCATTTGTCCTCCCCATTTCCTAATACAACCCAACCCTCTCGTCTTGCTGCACCTTCTCAGTGCCTGACTCCACAGAGGGGTCTCTGAGATCTGATTATTATGGTTTAGTTAGAGAGAAGTGAGATAAATATGAAGACACTCTCATGAGAAGTGATCCCAAGTCCGTGTCAATCTCAGTTTTCCACGTGGATCCATTGTGTTTTTGATGTACAGCCTGAGAGGACAGTGGCCTTGTACAGGGAGGAAACACTCCCTATGGGGAGGAGGAAACAAGTCTATGTTTGGAGTCAtttcctcctcctgcccttctccttttgGCTAAGGTGAGCTTCACCCAGGACACTTTGGCCACACAAACCAGCCAGAGGCCAACCAGTCCATACAGAGAGGTATGGCTTGTTACGAACACTACTGACCTGCCTCACTGTGGTCACAAAACAACATAGAGAGACCCATTACGAGGTCATGAAATCGTAGGACATTATAATAAATCACGATAAAGAGACTATTTCTCACACTGTCACTAGGTAACACCTCACAACCAGCTGATAGAAATATAAGCACTCGTGTGCATGTGATGACCTTGTCCCCCAGGGCAGCAATGTTGGGGACAGTTCTGTCACTGCCATTATCGTTCTGATCACTTGATATGTGGCAGGTGCGATCATCAGGAGACACTGAAGGAGTAAACGTACATTTGTGAGCTTGGACCCATCCTGCCCCCTTAGCACAGACCACAGGCCTGCATCCCACAGGCCCCAGGGgacagagaagagcagagagaagaagggacGATGGACAGAAGAGGCTCCTATGAAGAGGGCGCTGAGAGGACAGGAAGTGGTCATCAGAAGACAGGGAAATACACAGATGTCAGAATAACAAAGAATTTCAAGTAGCTTCTGTGACCGTGGaaggagaggtagagggagagagagtgtgtaaagtcgataagagagagagaaatagaaactagGTGGTAGATAGAGATgaacagagacagaaacacagagacaaaTAAGAGACAtgtagagagaaacagagagagggagagcgatcaggaggagacagaggagagatagaaataaagaaggaggagagCCCGCTGGAAAGGGAGACGTGGAGACAAAGACGCAGAGGGATGGACAGcaacaggaaatgagaaaggcaAAGAGCTGGACAcggcgagggagacagagggacgTCAGGAGGGGACAGGGACACGGAAGAGCAGTGGGAGCAGCGCCAGTGCAGGTGACGGAGTTGTGACCCCCTTCCCCCGGGTGACACGTGTCTGAATCCAGTGTCTTATGAGGGGCTGCAGGAGGGTGATTCCCTCATTCTCTTATGATTAGGACTCTGGGGGTCCCCTTCTTTGGGGGTGTGGATTTGTCTCCCAGTCAAAGAACAAGTGTGGATACTGAGGGACATTAAGGGTGGATTCTGCTGGAACCTTCTGTTCCCCCCCACCTTTCCCCACCCTACTCTGTGACCCCCTGAGACTAACCCCTATGGATTCCACTAATGGGCATCTTTGCTCTGATTTCTCTTTAATGGTGGCAAATCCaaattgaagtttaaaaaatcatcaccatGTCACCAGACAAAAGCATTCCTTCTTGAGCACTAGATTTCCAAGCCTGTGGATCCAGGGCCctgggagaaaagaaacagattcctCCAGTGGGCTAATTGGTATAAAAGGGAATGGCCACTCCCACCTGCACCTTTTATTTCCTGAGCATAAAGCTCTGTCACTGGGGTAGATGACCTTATATGTTGGGCCCCGGGGGACGCTGCAGCCAACCCAACCGTCAGGGAGGGAACCCTGAGCTCACTCTGCTCCCAactcccagcctcctcctgaTGCTTCCACTGACTGCTTCCAAATAGCAACCAGAGAATAAGGAAACCCATCCATGCGGTCCATGAGGCTCCACCTCGTAACGCCCAGGACAAGGTAACCGGAGGTGGACAGTCCATCTGGAGGAgcaaaaggaagaagtcaagcaGATGGTCAAATAAGTGGGTTATGTTAGTTCTAACTTGGTAGAACAAGCTGGGGAGTAGGGGGAAGATTTTATCTAGTTTGTTTCATTTCAGTTTCCACAAAGCCACCAAGGTCCCATCTCTAACGGAACAAGATGCACCCCGTTCCTTCAGTAACAAAACAGGAAACTGGATAAGTGTTGAGAGATTATCATTAAATTCTGTGCCTTTCTATTTGATGAACTAAGAAAGGagcatgtaggggcgcctgggtggcgcagtcggttgagcgtccgacttcagccaggtcacgatatcgcggtctgggagttcgagccccgcgtcaggctctgggctgatggctcggagcctggagcctgtttccgattctgtgtctccctctctctctgccccttgcccgttcatgctctgtctctgtcccaaaaataaaataaaacgttgaaaaaaaaaattaaaaaaaaaaagaaaagagcatgtagattatttgtaatgttttttttccttctgttaaataatggatttattgattttttcagtAAGTTAtcaacatataaattaaaaaaaaataaataacataaaagagATCCATGTGTAGATAAATGATTATAGTGCTTTATGAACTGATACTATGATGTATCCAGTTCTGTGTTCTGGATGTTAATACAATAAACAAATGTACAGGAGTGAAACAATGCCAGTTCTTATTAAATAACTAAGACTAGAGAAATGCCTATCACTTTCAGAATGTTAACAAAATCCACCT
It includes:
- the LOC101092505 gene encoding uncharacterized protein LOC101092505 gives rise to the protein MSNQKLLLLVVLLLHQSSSVFLSTLTTGGPSPPCGQTCPCSGSSLPPPSLLSPPVPAGASGKQSSEPNLPSATHPVSLRPAGAAGRSPWASPHQQGSRTMLGPLALLCALLFPGGVAAISLTQRAVAVGRVGGSATLSCQASAYVSYIHWYLHQEGTDPKRILMLDMSRLSVERYGGLEADKIDAKKGKESNSCELSVKKLQKSDEGVYYCAAWECDESGWIMVFAEGTKVIVTPPDRSLDADTSPKPTLFLPSMAEIKFDRTGTYLCLLENFFPDVVKIDWKEKNSKRILISQQGNTMKTKDTYMKYTWLTRTKKSINKEHKCIFTHETNKGAVDHEIAFHSMKKELAVIDSIEASLKDENDPLQLQLANTSAYYTYVILLVKSMFYTIIITYCLLGRPALCCNEKSCNTWWPKAPLFFTGCFR